A single Gasterosteus aculeatus chromosome 2, fGasAcu3.hap1.1, whole genome shotgun sequence DNA region contains:
- the tpk2 gene encoding thiamine pyrophosphokinase 2 isoform X3, which translates to MSNSTWSQQILQLLRRMNNFYLPGSRRSECLRFEVNGAQVGWVPPHVASVLTRYPKVFCPPRRGALSLCPSWDSNETRSAAVDSVLRTERQGGSLTCLKGWRDEKYSVMPKFFDPPLMWMERAATIKRYGVHVNGYTIGNSGEVSMWLARRSLTKQTYPGLLDNVAAGGIAAGVSIKNTLVKECQEEACIPATLAEKACPVANVSSGNAQLSTEMKSSQRRVTPTWTRRGCSQKVSLSSIWNFLWTSSLEQVKELLATDDFKPNCAMVVLDFLIRHSFIDPDTEPCYQEFVAGLHQTL; encoded by the exons ATGTCTAACTCTACCTGGTCCCAACAAATACTCCAGCTCCTCCGCCGAATGAATAACTTTTATTTACCAG GCTCCCGTCGTTCTGAATGCTTGAGGTTTGAGGTTAACGGAGCACAGGTGGGCTGGGTTCCTCCACACGTTGCTTCGGTGTTGACACGGTACCCGAAAGTGTTCTGTCCTCCGCGCCGGGGCGCGCTTTCGCTGTGCCCGAGCTGGGACTCAAACGAGACGAGGTCCGCGGCCGTGGACTCAGTCCTGCGAACCGAGAGACAGGGGGGCTCCCTGACGTGTCTGAAAGGGTGGAGGGACGAG AAGTACAGTGTGATGCCAAAATTCTTCGACCCTCCTTTGATGTGGATGGAAAGAGCAGCTACAA TCAAGCGGTACGGAGTGCACGTCAACGGCTACACGATTGGGAACAGCGGCGAAGTTAGCATGTGGCTGGCCCGACGCTCCCTCACTAAGCAGACATACCCCGGACTTCTGGACAATGTG GCAGCAGGCGGTATCGCAGCTGGTGTTAGTATCAAAAACACTCTGGTCAAAGAATGTCAGGAGGAAGCGTGTATCCCAGCAACCCTTGCAGAAAAGGCTTGCCCTGTAGCCAATGTAAG ttCTGGGAATGCACAACTCTCAACAGAGATGAAATCCAGCCAAAGACGAG TTACACCTACATGGACGAGGAGGGGGTGTTCGCAGAAAGTCAGTTTGTCTTCGATTTGgaacttcctctggacttcaaGCCTCGAGCAG GTGAAGGAACTGCTGGCCACTGATGACTTCAAACCCAACTGTGCCATGGTGGTCTTGGACTTCCTCATCAGACACTCGTTTATTGACCCAGATACAG AGCCATGCTATCAGGAATTTGTGGCAGGACTCCATCAGACGTTATAG
- the tpk2 gene encoding thiamine pyrophosphokinase 2 isoform X2, translating into MSNSTWSQQILQLLRRMNNFYLPGSRRSECLRFEVNGAQVGWVPPHVASVLTRYPKVFCPPRRGALSLCPSWDSNETRSAAVDSVLRTERQGGSLTCLKGWRDEKYSVMPKFFDPPLMWMERAATSLFGVKRYGVHVNGYTIGNSGEVSMWLARRSLTKQTYPGLLDNVAAGGIAAGVSIKNTLVKECQEEACIPATLAEKACPVANVSYTYMDEEGVFAESQFVFDLELPLDFKPRAGDGEVQDFYLLPLDKVKELLATDDFKPNCAMVVLDFLIRHSFIDPDTEPCYQEFVAGLHQTL; encoded by the exons ATGTCTAACTCTACCTGGTCCCAACAAATACTCCAGCTCCTCCGCCGAATGAATAACTTTTATTTACCAG GCTCCCGTCGTTCTGAATGCTTGAGGTTTGAGGTTAACGGAGCACAGGTGGGCTGGGTTCCTCCACACGTTGCTTCGGTGTTGACACGGTACCCGAAAGTGTTCTGTCCTCCGCGCCGGGGCGCGCTTTCGCTGTGCCCGAGCTGGGACTCAAACGAGACGAGGTCCGCGGCCGTGGACTCAGTCCTGCGAACCGAGAGACAGGGGGGCTCCCTGACGTGTCTGAAAGGGTGGAGGGACGAG AAGTACAGTGTGATGCCAAAATTCTTCGACCCTCCTTTGATGTGGATGGAAAGAGCAGCTACAA GTCTCTTTGGAGTCAAGCGGTACGGAGTGCACGTCAACGGCTACACGATTGGGAACAGCGGCGAAGTTAGCATGTGGCTGGCCCGACGCTCCCTCACTAAGCAGACATACCCCGGACTTCTGGACAATGTG GCAGCAGGCGGTATCGCAGCTGGTGTTAGTATCAAAAACACTCTGGTCAAAGAATGTCAGGAGGAAGCGTGTATCCCAGCAACCCTTGCAGAAAAGGCTTGCCCTGTAGCCAATGTAAG TTACACCTACATGGACGAGGAGGGGGTGTTCGCAGAAAGTCAGTTTGTCTTCGATTTGgaacttcctctggacttcaaGCCTCGAGCAGGTGATGGAGAGGTCCAAGACTTCTACCTACTGCCCCTAGATAAG GTGAAGGAACTGCTGGCCACTGATGACTTCAAACCCAACTGTGCCATGGTGGTCTTGGACTTCCTCATCAGACACTCGTTTATTGACCCAGATACAG AGCCATGCTATCAGGAATTTGTGGCAGGACTCCATCAGACGTTATAG
- the tpk2 gene encoding thiamine pyrophosphokinase 2 isoform X1, which produces MSNSTWSQQILQLLRRMNNFYLPGSRRSECLRFEVNGAQVGWVPPHVASVLTRYPKVFCPPRRGALSLCPSWDSNETRSAAVDSVLRTERQGGSLTCLKGWRDEKYSVMPKFFDPPLMWMERAATSLFGVKRYGVHVNGYTIGNSGEVSMWLARRSLTKQTYPGLLDNVAAGGIAAGVSIKNTLVKECQEEACIPATLAEKACPVANVSSGNAQLSTEMKSSQRRVTPTWTRRGCSQKVSLSSIWNFLWTSSLEQVKELLATDDFKPNCAMVVLDFLIRHSFIDPDTEPCYQEFVAGLHQTL; this is translated from the exons ATGTCTAACTCTACCTGGTCCCAACAAATACTCCAGCTCCTCCGCCGAATGAATAACTTTTATTTACCAG GCTCCCGTCGTTCTGAATGCTTGAGGTTTGAGGTTAACGGAGCACAGGTGGGCTGGGTTCCTCCACACGTTGCTTCGGTGTTGACACGGTACCCGAAAGTGTTCTGTCCTCCGCGCCGGGGCGCGCTTTCGCTGTGCCCGAGCTGGGACTCAAACGAGACGAGGTCCGCGGCCGTGGACTCAGTCCTGCGAACCGAGAGACAGGGGGGCTCCCTGACGTGTCTGAAAGGGTGGAGGGACGAG AAGTACAGTGTGATGCCAAAATTCTTCGACCCTCCTTTGATGTGGATGGAAAGAGCAGCTACAA GTCTCTTTGGAGTCAAGCGGTACGGAGTGCACGTCAACGGCTACACGATTGGGAACAGCGGCGAAGTTAGCATGTGGCTGGCCCGACGCTCCCTCACTAAGCAGACATACCCCGGACTTCTGGACAATGTG GCAGCAGGCGGTATCGCAGCTGGTGTTAGTATCAAAAACACTCTGGTCAAAGAATGTCAGGAGGAAGCGTGTATCCCAGCAACCCTTGCAGAAAAGGCTTGCCCTGTAGCCAATGTAAG ttCTGGGAATGCACAACTCTCAACAGAGATGAAATCCAGCCAAAGACGAG TTACACCTACATGGACGAGGAGGGGGTGTTCGCAGAAAGTCAGTTTGTCTTCGATTTGgaacttcctctggacttcaaGCCTCGAGCAG GTGAAGGAACTGCTGGCCACTGATGACTTCAAACCCAACTGTGCCATGGTGGTCTTGGACTTCCTCATCAGACACTCGTTTATTGACCCAGATACAG AGCCATGCTATCAGGAATTTGTGGCAGGACTCCATCAGACGTTATAG
- the tpk2 gene encoding thiamine pyrophosphokinase 2 isoform X4, whose product MSNSTWSQQILQLLRRMNNFYLPGSRRSECLRFEVNGAQVGWVPPHVASVLTRYPKVFCPPRRGALSLCPSWDSNETRSAAVDSVLRTERQGGSLTCLKGWRDEKYSVMPKFFDPPLMWMERAATIKRYGVHVNGYTIGNSGEVSMWLARRSLTKQTYPGLLDNVAAGGIAAGVSIKNTLVKECQEEACIPATLAEKACPVANVSYTYMDEEGVFAESQFVFDLELPLDFKPRAGDGEVQDFYLLPLDKVKELLATDDFKPNCAMVVLDFLIRHSFIDPDTEPCYQEFVAGLHQTL is encoded by the exons ATGTCTAACTCTACCTGGTCCCAACAAATACTCCAGCTCCTCCGCCGAATGAATAACTTTTATTTACCAG GCTCCCGTCGTTCTGAATGCTTGAGGTTTGAGGTTAACGGAGCACAGGTGGGCTGGGTTCCTCCACACGTTGCTTCGGTGTTGACACGGTACCCGAAAGTGTTCTGTCCTCCGCGCCGGGGCGCGCTTTCGCTGTGCCCGAGCTGGGACTCAAACGAGACGAGGTCCGCGGCCGTGGACTCAGTCCTGCGAACCGAGAGACAGGGGGGCTCCCTGACGTGTCTGAAAGGGTGGAGGGACGAG AAGTACAGTGTGATGCCAAAATTCTTCGACCCTCCTTTGATGTGGATGGAAAGAGCAGCTACAA TCAAGCGGTACGGAGTGCACGTCAACGGCTACACGATTGGGAACAGCGGCGAAGTTAGCATGTGGCTGGCCCGACGCTCCCTCACTAAGCAGACATACCCCGGACTTCTGGACAATGTG GCAGCAGGCGGTATCGCAGCTGGTGTTAGTATCAAAAACACTCTGGTCAAAGAATGTCAGGAGGAAGCGTGTATCCCAGCAACCCTTGCAGAAAAGGCTTGCCCTGTAGCCAATGTAAG TTACACCTACATGGACGAGGAGGGGGTGTTCGCAGAAAGTCAGTTTGTCTTCGATTTGgaacttcctctggacttcaaGCCTCGAGCAGGTGATGGAGAGGTCCAAGACTTCTACCTACTGCCCCTAGATAAG GTGAAGGAACTGCTGGCCACTGATGACTTCAAACCCAACTGTGCCATGGTGGTCTTGGACTTCCTCATCAGACACTCGTTTATTGACCCAGATACAG AGCCATGCTATCAGGAATTTGTGGCAGGACTCCATCAGACGTTATAG
- the gmeb2 gene encoding glucocorticoid modulatory element-binding protein 2 isoform X1, producing the protein MKLHPFPMASSEVTMQDVSEVVIVTIPETVGEDLPSVVEEDKVVLVTEDLTPQPGEDVVSVEPGESEAEAGETDSPSLEEAIIVKLSEEVDVDVETDVFYPITCGDVKATLVWNKFVCPGINVKCVQFNEQLISPKEFVCLAGKSTLKDWKRAIRLNSTMLRKIMDSGELDFYQHTKVCSNTCRSTKIDLVGTKVSVGGDQPTELLPATPSPADLNGAVVSFPDMAEETSEWVTAIGEDSVAFWRAVKEAGLLEEVVEDFQKELQEVLKGLQERVCDPPLQVKDAVLLNNIVQNFGMLDLVKKVLASHKSQMDRYREQYTRSLAALEQQCDEHRKRAKELKSKSQHLNNVLMTLAPVPAPPALKRPRLTRAVSGPASVGASPTQITLPLGQLTGLPLSKVLTVAGAQAGANLAGYTFLTSSLSGAELGSDGSNVTVLSATAGQEGGGFVKVVGPQFQLVTLQAALQSLAATQQQVGSLSVLDATATAANESQEEGEADGEEESQPEQEDGEQ; encoded by the exons atGAAGCTCCACCCGTTCCCTATGGCGTCGTCTGAGGTCACCATGCAGGACGTGAGCGAGGTGGTGATCGTCACCATACCGGAGACGGTAGGCGAGGACCTCCCCTccgtggtggaggaggacaaggTGGTGCTGGTGACTGAGGACCTGACCCCTCAGCCAGG GGAGGACGTAGTCTCTGTTGAACCCGGAGAGTCGGAAGCGGAGGCTGGTGAAACAGATTCACCGTCGCTTGAAGAGGCCATCATTG TGAAGCTGAGCGAGGAGGTAGACGTGGACGTGGAGACCGATGTCTTCTACCCGATTACCTGCGGGGACGTTAAAGCCACTCTGGTGTGGAATAAGTTTGTCTGCCCTGGGATCAATGTGAAATGCGTACAG TTCAATGAGCAACTCATCAGCCCAAAGGAATTTGTATGCTTAGCGGGGAAATCCACTCTGAAGGACTGGAAGAGAGCCATCCGACTCAACAGCACCATGCTAAG AAAGATCATGGACTCTGGTGAGCTAGACTTCTATCAGCACACCAAGGTGTGCTCCAACACGTGCCGCAGCACCAAGATCGACCTGGTGGGGACCAAAGTGTCCGTTGGCGGGGATCAGCCCACCGAGCTGCTTCCTGCCACCCCCTCACCGGCCGACT TGAATGGAGCAGTGGTCTCGTTCCCGGACATGGCGGAGGAAACCTCAGAGTGGGTCACAGCCATCGGAG aggaCTCTGTGGCGTTCTGGCGAGCGGTGAAGGAAGCTGGACtactggaggaggtggtggaagaCTTCcagaaggagctgcaggaggtgcTGAAGGGGTTacaggagagagtgtgtgacCCACCACTTCAGGTCAAAG ATGCTGTTTTGCTGAACAACATAGTACAGAACTTCGGGATGTTGGACCTAGTGAAGAAGGTGTTAGCCAGTCACAAGAGCCAGATGGACCGCTACAGAGAGCAGTACACTCGCAGCCTGGCCG CTCTGGAGCAGCAGTGCGACGAGCACAGGAAGCGGGCCAAGGAGCTGAAGAGCAAATCCCAGCACCTCAACAACGTCCTGATGACCCTCGCCCCGGTGCCCGCGCCCCCGGCGTTGAAGCGCCCACGACTGACCCGCGCCGTCTCCGGACCGGCTTCGGTGGGCGCCAGCCCCACCCAGATCACCCTGCCGCTCGGCCAGTTGACGGGCCTGCCGCTCAGCAAGGTCCTGACCGTGGCAGGGGCCCAGGCCGGTGCCAACCTGGCCGGGTACACCTTCCTGACCTCCTCACTCTCCGGGGCTGAGCTGGGGTCCGACGGCTCCAACGTGACCGTGCTGTCAGCCACGGCGGGTCAGGAGGGTGGCGGCTTTGTCAAGGTGGTCGGCCCCCAGTTCCAGCTGGTGACGCTGCAGGCCGCACTGCAGAGCCTGGCCGCCACGCAGCAGCAGGTTGGCAGCCTCAGTGTGCTGGATGCCACGGCAACCGCTGCAAATGAGTCgcaagaggaaggagaggcagacggggaggaggagagtcagccagagcaggaggacggggagcAGTGA
- the gmeb2 gene encoding glucocorticoid modulatory element-binding protein 2 isoform X2, with translation MASSEVTMQDVSEVVIVTIPETVGEDLPSVVEEDKVVLVTEDLTPQPGEDVVSVEPGESEAEAGETDSPSLEEAIIVKLSEEVDVDVETDVFYPITCGDVKATLVWNKFVCPGINVKCVQFNEQLISPKEFVCLAGKSTLKDWKRAIRLNSTMLRKIMDSGELDFYQHTKVCSNTCRSTKIDLVGTKVSVGGDQPTELLPATPSPADLNGAVVSFPDMAEETSEWVTAIGEDSVAFWRAVKEAGLLEEVVEDFQKELQEVLKGLQERVCDPPLQVKDAVLLNNIVQNFGMLDLVKKVLASHKSQMDRYREQYTRSLAALEQQCDEHRKRAKELKSKSQHLNNVLMTLAPVPAPPALKRPRLTRAVSGPASVGASPTQITLPLGQLTGLPLSKVLTVAGAQAGANLAGYTFLTSSLSGAELGSDGSNVTVLSATAGQEGGGFVKVVGPQFQLVTLQAALQSLAATQQQVGSLSVLDATATAANESQEEGEADGEEESQPEQEDGEQ, from the exons ATGGCGTCGTCTGAGGTCACCATGCAGGACGTGAGCGAGGTGGTGATCGTCACCATACCGGAGACGGTAGGCGAGGACCTCCCCTccgtggtggaggaggacaaggTGGTGCTGGTGACTGAGGACCTGACCCCTCAGCCAGG GGAGGACGTAGTCTCTGTTGAACCCGGAGAGTCGGAAGCGGAGGCTGGTGAAACAGATTCACCGTCGCTTGAAGAGGCCATCATTG TGAAGCTGAGCGAGGAGGTAGACGTGGACGTGGAGACCGATGTCTTCTACCCGATTACCTGCGGGGACGTTAAAGCCACTCTGGTGTGGAATAAGTTTGTCTGCCCTGGGATCAATGTGAAATGCGTACAG TTCAATGAGCAACTCATCAGCCCAAAGGAATTTGTATGCTTAGCGGGGAAATCCACTCTGAAGGACTGGAAGAGAGCCATCCGACTCAACAGCACCATGCTAAG AAAGATCATGGACTCTGGTGAGCTAGACTTCTATCAGCACACCAAGGTGTGCTCCAACACGTGCCGCAGCACCAAGATCGACCTGGTGGGGACCAAAGTGTCCGTTGGCGGGGATCAGCCCACCGAGCTGCTTCCTGCCACCCCCTCACCGGCCGACT TGAATGGAGCAGTGGTCTCGTTCCCGGACATGGCGGAGGAAACCTCAGAGTGGGTCACAGCCATCGGAG aggaCTCTGTGGCGTTCTGGCGAGCGGTGAAGGAAGCTGGACtactggaggaggtggtggaagaCTTCcagaaggagctgcaggaggtgcTGAAGGGGTTacaggagagagtgtgtgacCCACCACTTCAGGTCAAAG ATGCTGTTTTGCTGAACAACATAGTACAGAACTTCGGGATGTTGGACCTAGTGAAGAAGGTGTTAGCCAGTCACAAGAGCCAGATGGACCGCTACAGAGAGCAGTACACTCGCAGCCTGGCCG CTCTGGAGCAGCAGTGCGACGAGCACAGGAAGCGGGCCAAGGAGCTGAAGAGCAAATCCCAGCACCTCAACAACGTCCTGATGACCCTCGCCCCGGTGCCCGCGCCCCCGGCGTTGAAGCGCCCACGACTGACCCGCGCCGTCTCCGGACCGGCTTCGGTGGGCGCCAGCCCCACCCAGATCACCCTGCCGCTCGGCCAGTTGACGGGCCTGCCGCTCAGCAAGGTCCTGACCGTGGCAGGGGCCCAGGCCGGTGCCAACCTGGCCGGGTACACCTTCCTGACCTCCTCACTCTCCGGGGCTGAGCTGGGGTCCGACGGCTCCAACGTGACCGTGCTGTCAGCCACGGCGGGTCAGGAGGGTGGCGGCTTTGTCAAGGTGGTCGGCCCCCAGTTCCAGCTGGTGACGCTGCAGGCCGCACTGCAGAGCCTGGCCGCCACGCAGCAGCAGGTTGGCAGCCTCAGTGTGCTGGATGCCACGGCAACCGCTGCAAATGAGTCgcaagaggaaggagaggcagacggggaggaggagagtcagccagagcaggaggacggggagcAGTGA
- the pdyn gene encoding proenkephalin-B, translating to MEWYVLVLMLSFPSSLRADCSLQCQKCVQRILGPNSAFSSLSCSAQCDGQLESCQRAPALADFSQDEAAEEEEHQQADLVKRYGGFIKRIDKNKIFASPWRDNYVLEAGALPEKYEDLLKRLEERDAGEPAGDRALRGYVKRYGGFLRKFGPKSKRSSSAETDSQEPEELQKRYGGFMRRIRPKSNNLKWDKRYGGFLRRHFKISVRSAEEPYYSYDDLSL from the exons ATGGAGTGGTATGTCTTGGTGCTGATGCTGAGCTTTCCGTCCTCCCTCCGCGCAGATTGCTCCCTGCAGTGCCAGAAATGTGTGCAGCGGATTCtcggccccaattctgcattcaGCAGCCTG TCGTGCAGCGCGCAGTGTGACGGGCAGCTGGAGAGCTGCCAGCGGGCTCCGGCGCTGGCGGACTTCAGCCAGGACGAagcggcagaggaggaggaacaccaGCAGGCTGACCTGGTCAAGCGCTACGGCGGGTTCATCAAAAGGATCGACAAGAACAAAATCTTCGCCTCCCCGTGGCGCGACAACTACGTCCTGGAGGCCGGTGCGCTGCCCGAGAAGTACGAGGACCTGCTAAAGAGGTTGGAAGAGAGGGACGCGGGGGAGCCCGCGGGGGACCGGGCGCTGCGCGGGTACGTGAAGCGCTACGGCGGCTTTTTACGCAAATTCGGGCCCAAGTCAAAGAGGAGTAGCTCCGCGGAGACGGATAGCCAAGAGCCCGAGGAGCTGCAAAAGCGCTACGGGGGCTTCATGAGGCGGATCCGACCGAAGTCGAACAACCTGAAGTGGGACAAGCGTTACGGAGGCTTTCTGCGCCGCCACTTCAAGATCTCCGTGCGCTCGGCGGAGGAGCCGTATTACTCATACGATGACTTGAGCCTATAG